A stretch of the Acanthochromis polyacanthus isolate Apoly-LR-REF ecotype Palm Island chromosome 22, KAUST_Apoly_ChrSc, whole genome shotgun sequence genome encodes the following:
- the LOC127532025 gene encoding zinc finger BED domain-containing protein 4-like codes for MVGVFSHSWKKKTALKKAQQELNLPEHSLITAWPTRWGSRQKMIGRVLEQSKALSQVLTEDKKMRHLVPTWQDIDVLESINSALGPLQEFTDALSGEAYVSVSYLKPVLHLLRTSILTEKDEDTDLTKEIKSSALAYTEDKYSDPATQELLDITLFLNPRFKTDYIRAENVPKIKDRVKTEMEEVARKEKRARVSTTDAMSQGATEAAPFTKGKGKRSLSSFFKSKAVPPSSTLQLEDAIKAELDNYLMTPTIDGEEDPLVWWRMHNVNFPWLCKLARKFLCIPATSSPSERLFSASGNIVTCQRSCLKPSKVDMLVFLTKNL; via the exons ATGGTTGGTGTCTTCTCTCATAGCTGGAAAAAGAAGACAGCGTTGAAAAAGGCACAGCAAGAATTAAATTTACCTGAGCACTCACTGATTACAGCGTGGCCAACAAGATGGGGTTCAAGGCAAAAAATGATTGGGAGGGTGTTGGAGCAGAGCAAGGCATTGTCTCAGGTTCTGACTGAAGACAAGAAGATGCGTCACCTGGTCCCCACTTGGCAGGACATAGATGTCCTTGAATCAATAAACAGTGCCCTTGGTCCTCTTCAGGAGTTCACAGATGCTCTGTCTGGTGAAGCCTATGTAAGCGTGTCGTACCTGAAGCCAGTCCTCCATCTCCTGAGAACATCAATCCTGACTGAAAAGGATGAGGACACTGATCTTACCAAGGAAATAAAGTCAAGCGCTCTTGCTTACACTGAAGATAAATACAGCGACCCAGCCACACAGGAGCTACTGGACATTACTTTGTTCCTTAATCCTAGATTCAAGACTGACTACATAAGAGCAGAGAATGTCCCAAAGATCAAAGACAGAGTGAAGACTGAAATGGAAGAGGTGGCACGAAAG GAAAAGAGGGCTCGTGTCAGCACCACAGATGCCATGTCCCAGGGTGCAACAGAGGCAGCGCCATTCACCAAAGGAAAGGGAAAGCGGTCACTTAGCAGCTTCTTCAAGAGCAAGGCTGTCCCTCCATCTTCCACTTTGCAGTTGGAGGATGCCATTAAAGCTGAACTGGACAACTACCTGATGACTCCAACTATCGATGGAGAAGAAGATCCACTGGTCTGGTGGAGAATGCACAATGTTAATTTTCCATGGCTGTGCAAACTGGCTCGTAAATTCCTGTGCATACCAGCCACCAGTTCGCCGTCAGAGAGGCTGTTTAGTGCTAGTGGCAATATTGTCACATGTCAACGCTCATGTCTGAAACCATCAAAGGTTGACATGCTGGTTTTCTTGACCAAAAATCTGTAA